In one Mycobacteriales bacterium genomic region, the following are encoded:
- a CDS encoding glycosyltransferase family 4 protein: MSVLVDVNIGLIAPPWIPVPPPSYGGTEVVVDNLARGLAARGHHVRLFTVGASTCPVPRSWLFDEPVTPMGETVPEAAHVLAAYDALTDLDIIHDHTVAGPLSWARTHRGPVIVATNHGEFTPALRAIYTATARRVALIAISHSQRDSAPEVPVAAVIHHGLDLDAYSFGPGGGGYLLFVGRMSPDKGVHRAIRLARRMGRQLVVVSKMWESAERTYFERHVGPLLGADIDLRLHATLTERVELLRHADALVNPISWPEPFGLVMAEALACGTPVLAAPFGATPEIVDHGRTGFVSADEAELARAPIDLIDRRSCRDAAKRRFSLDRMARDHERLYEQLLDECVDGVTVRSGVRVNTATRDAPNNGRPAVVR; this comes from the coding sequence ATGAGTGTGCTGGTCGATGTGAACATCGGTCTGATCGCGCCGCCGTGGATCCCAGTCCCGCCACCGTCGTACGGCGGGACAGAGGTGGTGGTCGACAACCTGGCCCGAGGGCTGGCAGCGCGCGGTCACCATGTCCGGCTGTTCACGGTCGGCGCATCGACGTGCCCGGTGCCTCGGTCGTGGCTGTTCGATGAGCCCGTGACCCCGATGGGGGAGACGGTGCCGGAGGCCGCCCATGTGCTTGCCGCCTACGACGCGCTGACCGACCTCGACATCATCCACGATCACACGGTCGCCGGTCCGCTGTCCTGGGCTCGGACCCATCGCGGACCAGTGATCGTCGCCACCAACCACGGCGAGTTCACACCAGCACTGCGCGCGATCTACACAGCAACCGCGCGGCGGGTGGCTCTCATTGCGATCTCTCATTCGCAACGCGACAGCGCGCCAGAGGTTCCGGTCGCTGCGGTCATCCATCACGGCCTCGACCTCGACGCGTACAGCTTCGGACCAGGTGGCGGTGGCTACCTGTTGTTTGTCGGGCGGATGAGCCCGGACAAGGGCGTCCATCGGGCGATCCGCCTGGCCCGCCGGATGGGTCGCCAGCTGGTGGTCGTGTCGAAGATGTGGGAGTCGGCCGAACGCACATACTTCGAGCGGCACGTGGGGCCCTTGCTCGGAGCTGACATCGACTTGCGTCTGCACGCGACCCTGACCGAACGCGTCGAACTGCTCCGCCACGCCGACGCCCTGGTCAACCCGATCAGCTGGCCGGAACCGTTCGGGCTCGTCATGGCCGAAGCCCTTGCGTGCGGCACACCGGTCCTGGCCGCCCCCTTCGGCGCGACCCCGGAGATCGTCGACCACGGTCGCACCGGATTCGTGTCCGCCGACGAGGCGGAGTTGGCCCGCGCCCCGATCGACCTCATCGACCGGCGATCATGCCGGGATGCTGCCAAGCGGCGTTTTTCCCTGGACCGAATGGCACGGGACCACGAACGCCTCTATGAGCAGTTGCTCGACGAGTGTGTGGATGGTGTGACCGTCAGGAGCGGGGTCCGGGTCAACACCGCGACACGCGACGCCCCGAACAACGGTCGGCCAGCGGTTGTTCGTTAG